The following proteins are encoded in a genomic region of Archangium lipolyticum:
- a CDS encoding TCR/Tet family MFS transporter, with product MTESTPNAPPRRAALAFIFITVMLDILAMGMITPVLPKLIVGLQGNDTARAAAIFGLFSTVWELMQFLFSPMLGVLSDRYGRRPVILLSNLGLGLDYILMALAPNLGWLFVGRVISGVTSASIATANAYIADVTPPEKRAASFGLLGAAFGVGFVIGPAVGGVLSDVDPHLPFWVAAGLSLANALYGLFVLPESLPPEARMGFQWQRANPVGSMGLLRSHPELFGLSLVNFLYNLAHVSLPSVFVLYASYRYGWSERTVGLSLAGIGVCSMIVQAGLMRPIVSRLGERRTMLLGLWFGAAGFAIYGLAPTGFVFCLGIPVIGLWGLFGPAAQGIMTRRVSPSEQGQFQGALASVMGIAGTLGPGLFTLLFARAIDPQRAWNQPGAPFLLASVLLAFGLVLAWRATRSHPEAATASTPGVAP from the coding sequence ATGACCGAATCGACTCCGAACGCGCCTCCGCGCCGCGCCGCGCTGGCCTTCATCTTCATCACCGTCATGCTCGACATCCTGGCCATGGGGATGATCACCCCCGTGTTGCCGAAGCTGATCGTCGGCCTGCAGGGCAATGACACCGCGCGCGCGGCCGCGATCTTCGGCCTGTTCTCCACCGTCTGGGAGCTGATGCAGTTCCTCTTCTCGCCGATGCTCGGCGTGCTCTCGGATCGCTACGGCCGCCGGCCCGTCATCCTCCTGTCCAACCTCGGGTTGGGGCTCGACTACATCCTCATGGCGCTCGCGCCCAACCTGGGCTGGCTGTTCGTGGGCCGCGTCATCTCGGGCGTCACCTCGGCGAGCATCGCCACCGCCAATGCCTACATCGCGGACGTGACGCCTCCGGAGAAGCGCGCCGCCAGCTTCGGCCTGCTCGGGGCCGCGTTCGGCGTCGGCTTCGTGATCGGCCCCGCCGTCGGCGGTGTGTTGAGCGACGTGGATCCCCACCTGCCCTTCTGGGTCGCGGCGGGGTTGAGTCTCGCCAACGCCCTGTACGGGCTCTTCGTCCTCCCCGAGTCCCTGCCCCCCGAGGCCCGCATGGGCTTCCAGTGGCAGCGCGCCAATCCCGTGGGCTCCATGGGGCTGCTGCGCTCGCACCCCGAGCTGTTCGGGCTCTCCCTCGTCAACTTCCTCTACAACCTCGCCCATGTCTCCCTGCCCAGCGTGTTCGTGCTGTACGCGAGCTACCGCTACGGCTGGAGCGAGCGCACCGTCGGGCTGTCCCTCGCGGGCATCGGCGTGTGCTCCATGATCGTCCAGGCGGGACTGATGCGGCCCATCGTCTCGCGCCTCGGGGAGCGGCGCACCATGCTCCTCGGGCTCTGGTTCGGCGCCGCGGGTTTCGCCATCTACGGCCTGGCTCCGACCGGCTTCGTCTTCTGCCTCGGCATCCCGGTGATCGGTCTCTGGGGTCTCTTCGGCCCGGCCGCCCAGGGCATCATGACCCGCCGCGTGAGCCCCTCCGAGCAGGGCCAGTTCCAGGGCGCGCTCGCCAGTGTCATGGGGATCGCCGGGACGCTCGGCCCCGGGCTCTTCACGTTGCTCTTCGCGCGTGCCATCGACCCCCAGCGGGCCTGGAACCAGCCCGGAGCCCCCTTCCTGCTCGCCTCGGTGCTGTTGGCCTTCGGTCTCGTCCTCGCCTGGCGCGCCACCCGCTCACACCCGGAAGCCGCCACCGCCTCCACCCCGGGAGTTGCTCCATGA
- a CDS encoding cupin-like domain-containing protein — protein MIAPVPTPPSSARGEPSLALPRSFWKDFARKYWDREPTVLQHPFGAHFPTSGEIFEALVETGERIRRGEFAQPLRFYIEHPDGPGGLPYYSTLFNLSQHLPRREDGSLEGWMARLDSLLGGKRFGIVLNRAQCFQWNHWLQMKSFLSGFHEALGVPLGGSDSCVFLGNYLYTPFGIHKDDLHVFYFVIEGEKTMSLWPFDALTGRPEVPKDDPQLIHKTGLIYLADKEDERQLLSQALTLKGSPGDVLYWPASYWHRAEPTRGLMISASLGVSFRPPQFASMAPPHAWPERLRHTELPGGPRWQVPAPVRNSVQQRSRRKNLLAAESESTSEWVRFLTGGALDGPPPEAKEQPLSPGDWIRATPERPIVGVPLPDGRLLVSANGRSTTLPPAPAVRRRLEKLLMSLNGAKPQQVEALEDAFFTRLTARAFNKRAFRSLLDDLVRWRALQRCEPPRSRR, from the coding sequence ATGATCGCCCCCGTTCCCACCCCGCCCTCCTCCGCTCGCGGTGAGCCGTCCCTCGCGCTCCCCCGCTCCTTCTGGAAGGACTTCGCCCGGAAGTATTGGGACCGCGAGCCAACCGTCCTCCAGCACCCCTTCGGGGCCCACTTCCCCACCTCGGGGGAGATCTTCGAGGCGCTCGTGGAGACGGGCGAGCGCATCCGCCGCGGCGAGTTCGCCCAGCCCCTGCGCTTCTACATCGAGCACCCGGATGGCCCCGGCGGGCTGCCGTACTACTCGACGCTCTTCAACCTCTCCCAGCACCTGCCCCGGCGCGAGGACGGAAGCCTCGAGGGCTGGATGGCCCGCCTGGACTCGCTGCTCGGCGGCAAGCGCTTCGGCATCGTGCTCAACCGCGCCCAGTGCTTCCAGTGGAACCACTGGCTGCAGATGAAGAGCTTCCTGTCCGGCTTCCATGAGGCGCTCGGCGTGCCCCTGGGCGGCAGCGACTCGTGCGTCTTCCTCGGCAACTACCTCTACACGCCCTTCGGCATCCACAAGGACGACCTGCACGTCTTCTACTTCGTCATCGAGGGCGAGAAGACCATGAGCCTGTGGCCCTTCGACGCGCTCACCGGCCGCCCCGAGGTCCCCAAGGATGACCCCCAGCTCATCCACAAAACAGGGTTGATCTACCTGGCCGACAAGGAGGACGAGCGGCAACTGCTCTCCCAGGCCCTCACCTTGAAGGGGTCTCCGGGCGACGTCCTGTACTGGCCCGCCTCCTACTGGCACCGCGCCGAGCCCACCCGGGGGCTGATGATCAGCGCGTCACTCGGGGTGAGCTTCCGTCCTCCGCAGTTCGCCAGCATGGCGCCCCCGCACGCCTGGCCCGAGCGTCTGCGCCACACCGAGCTGCCCGGCGGGCCGCGCTGGCAGGTGCCCGCTCCCGTGCGCAACTCCGTCCAGCAGCGCTCCCGGCGCAAGAACCTGCTCGCCGCCGAGAGCGAGAGCACCTCCGAGTGGGTCCGCTTCCTCACCGGTGGAGCCCTGGACGGCCCCCCACCCGAGGCGAAGGAGCAACCCCTCTCGCCCGGGGATTGGATTCGCGCCACGCCCGAGCGGCCCATCGTCGGCGTCCCGTTGCCAGACGGGCGGCTGCTGGTGTCCGCCAACGGCCGCTCCACCACGCTCCCCCCCGCGCCCGCGGTGCGCCGCCGCCTCGAGAAGCTCCTGATGTCCCTCAACGGAGCCAAGCCCCAACAGGTGGAGGCGCTCGAGGACGCCTTCTTCACCCGGCTGACGGCACGCGCCTTCAACAAGCGCGCCTTCCGCTCGCTGCTCGATGACCTCGTGCGCTGGCGTGCGCTCCAGCGCTGCGAGCCGCCCAGGAGCCGCCGCTGA
- a CDS encoding metallopeptidase TldD-related protein, giving the protein MRVSTSEAGMDPRALTDAARAELEAFTRRLPSITAELFLSAGRRLSLEYEVGTGSSTISQGESLSVAARVWEGERSGHAVLPLGGSEGLGRVLELAVRRMGTGSPPPPVVGELAGPASPPLAGLSSERMREQAARLTRMVVPPGVVVQAMVLARSETWTALLRGEGGFQEAAHEREEAFVRCETSRGAVVDAVASRRGDDWDLASLRARLAGDVEALEGPAGAVEPALPLVLRPAVAAPLVAALGWMLRGDVAASLPALARAVGKKPFPSVLCVEDVPLHPLGTRWRSADDEGTPTRPLRLIDEGRLQGFLHSAASAARLGVESNGRGLRFEDAPPAPSAVNLFVVPRGDALPEHYTELVARVETFTTMPRPGTVTLLAGGWEVRAGQRVRRVAPVDLSLPVLETFRALRGVGSDLTFFPTAEGCGTPTLFFPPLLGG; this is encoded by the coding sequence ATGCGGGTGAGCACCAGTGAGGCGGGGATGGACCCGCGCGCCCTGACGGATGCGGCCCGGGCGGAGCTGGAAGCCTTCACGCGGAGGTTGCCCTCCATCACGGCCGAGCTCTTCCTCTCCGCGGGCCGTAGGCTGTCGCTGGAGTACGAGGTGGGCACCGGTTCCTCCACCATCAGCCAGGGCGAGTCCCTGTCGGTGGCCGCGAGGGTGTGGGAGGGCGAGCGCTCCGGGCACGCGGTGCTGCCCCTGGGCGGGTCCGAGGGCCTCGGGCGCGTGCTGGAGCTGGCGGTGCGGCGGATGGGCACCGGCTCCCCGCCTCCGCCGGTGGTGGGAGAGCTGGCCGGACCCGCGTCACCTCCGCTCGCCGGGCTGTCGAGCGAGCGGATGCGGGAGCAGGCGGCGCGGCTCACCCGGATGGTGGTTCCTCCCGGCGTCGTGGTGCAGGCCATGGTGCTCGCCCGGTCCGAGACGTGGACCGCGCTCCTGCGCGGCGAGGGGGGCTTCCAGGAGGCGGCCCACGAGCGGGAGGAAGCCTTCGTGCGTTGCGAGACCTCGCGTGGGGCCGTGGTCGACGCCGTTGCTTCCCGGCGAGGAGACGACTGGGACCTGGCTTCCCTCCGGGCCCGGCTCGCCGGGGACGTCGAGGCGCTGGAGGGGCCTGCCGGAGCGGTGGAGCCGGCCCTGCCCCTCGTCTTGCGGCCCGCCGTCGCGGCCCCGCTCGTCGCGGCGCTGGGCTGGATGTTGCGAGGCGACGTGGCGGCCTCCCTTCCCGCCCTCGCGCGAGCGGTGGGGAAGAAGCCCTTTCCCTCGGTGCTGTGCGTCGAGGACGTGCCGCTCCATCCGCTCGGCACGCGGTGGCGGAGCGCGGACGACGAGGGCACGCCCACGCGCCCGCTGCGGCTCATCGACGAGGGCCGGTTGCAGGGGTTCCTCCACTCGGCGGCGAGCGCGGCACGGCTCGGGGTGGAGTCGAACGGCCGGGGCCTGCGCTTCGAGGACGCGCCTCCGGCTCCCTCTGCGGTCAACCTCTTCGTGGTGCCGCGGGGCGATGCGCTCCCCGAGCACTACACGGAGCTGGTGGCGCGCGTGGAGACGTTCACCACGATGCCGCGCCCGGGGACGGTGACGCTGTTGGCCGGGGGCTGGGAGGTGCGTGCGGGCCAGCGCGTGCGCCGGGTGGCTCCGGTGGACCTGAGCCTGCCCGTGCTGGAGACGTTCCGCGCGCTGCGGGGCGTCGGGTCGGACCTGACGTTCTTCCCCACCGCGGAAGGGTGCGGCACTCCGACCCTCTTCTTTCCCCCGCTGCTGGGGGGATGA